One part of the Sporosarcina ureae genome encodes these proteins:
- a CDS encoding aliphatic sulfonate ABC transporter substrate-binding protein, producing the protein MNKKLLGGLLSVFAIVGILSGCGKTDAGSSDKSEVKIGYFPNLTHIATIIGLENNYFAEEFGEDIKITTKTVSNGGLFMEAMASNSIDIGTVGPGPVINYFVKDPKYHIVSGAVNGGAVLVADDKSDINELADLDGKRIAIPVIGSTQDVMLRKALKDVDLKAKANGGSVEFFAAAPADTATLFIQDSVDGAATQEPWGYILQNQAGGKLILDWEDFAWGKESTNTVVATSDAFLGNEKLLNSYLTAHAKAVQFVRDEPEKAQALVVKHIKDLTGKELNSDELEAAFSRIVVSTDVNEDVLQEMADISQEADYIKSNEIDGLIDLEAIKKITAQ; encoded by the coding sequence ATGAATAAGAAATTATTGGGTGGACTACTTTCGGTATTTGCTATTGTAGGGATCTTATCAGGATGCGGAAAAACAGACGCAGGCAGCTCGGATAAAAGTGAAGTAAAGATTGGATACTTTCCGAACTTGACGCATATCGCAACGATCATAGGACTAGAAAATAATTATTTCGCGGAAGAATTCGGTGAAGATATTAAGATCACAACAAAAACTGTAAGTAACGGTGGGCTATTCATGGAAGCAATGGCTTCTAACTCGATCGATATCGGAACTGTTGGACCAGGACCTGTTATTAACTATTTCGTTAAAGATCCAAAATACCATATTGTATCCGGCGCAGTAAATGGTGGTGCAGTATTAGTAGCAGACGACAAGAGTGACATTAATGAATTGGCAGATCTTGATGGGAAGCGTATCGCTATACCAGTAATCGGAAGTACACAGGACGTAATGTTACGTAAAGCATTGAAAGACGTAGATTTAAAAGCAAAAGCGAATGGTGGATCAGTTGAATTCTTCGCGGCAGCACCCGCGGATACAGCGACTTTATTCATCCAAGATTCAGTTGATGGTGCAGCAACGCAAGAACCTTGGGGGTATATCTTACAAAATCAAGCAGGTGGTAAATTGATTTTGGACTGGGAGGACTTTGCTTGGGGTAAAGAGTCTACGAATACAGTAGTTGCCACTAGTGATGCATTCTTAGGAAATGAAAAACTATTAAATTCTTATTTAACAGCTCACGCAAAAGCAGTTCAGTTTGTTCGTGACGAGCCAGAGAAAGCGCAAGCGTTAGTTGTGAAGCATATCAAAGATCTGACAGGCAAAGAATTAAATAGCGATGAACTTGAAGCAGCTTTCAGCCGTATTGTCGTCTCAACTGATGTAAATGAAGATGTATTGCAAGAAATGGCTGATATCAGTCAGGAAGCAGATTATATTAAGAGCAATGAAATTGACGGATTGATTGATCTGGAAGCAATTAAAAAAATCACAGCACAATAA
- a CDS encoding NAD-dependent deacylase, with translation MLGDLLKESKRTIVYTGAGMSTESGLPDFRSAKTGMWETEDPAKVASTTALNEQFEQFLQFYKQRVIAAKETGPHAGHEILAKWEKQGLINGIITQNVDGFHTMAGSKNVMELHGTLRNVHCETCGKVYDNERYAHDEFYCDCGGKLRPSVVLFGEMLPEEAFIQSIFESEKADLFIVLGSSLTVTPANQFPLIAKEQGAKLVIVNMEPTEMDRYADLVINERKIGEVLNEADKAVKNN, from the coding sequence GTGCTGGGAGATTTATTGAAAGAATCGAAACGTACTATCGTCTATACAGGAGCAGGTATGTCAACAGAAAGTGGATTACCTGATTTTCGTTCCGCTAAAACGGGCATGTGGGAAACTGAAGATCCTGCGAAAGTGGCAAGTACAACTGCTTTAAATGAACAATTTGAACAATTTCTACAGTTCTACAAGCAACGTGTCATTGCTGCGAAAGAAACGGGGCCACATGCTGGTCATGAGATATTGGCTAAATGGGAAAAGCAAGGACTAATCAACGGCATTATTACGCAAAACGTCGACGGATTCCACACGATGGCTGGATCAAAAAATGTCATGGAACTTCACGGAACACTTCGTAATGTACATTGTGAAACATGTGGTAAAGTGTACGACAATGAACGGTACGCGCATGATGAATTTTACTGTGACTGTGGCGGGAAATTACGACCGTCCGTTGTGTTATTTGGAGAGATGTTGCCAGAAGAAGCATTTATTCAATCGATTTTTGAAAGTGAGAAGGCAGATTTGTTCATCGTACTCGGTTCATCGTTGACTGTAACTCCAGCAAATCAATTTCCACTGATAGCAAAAGAACAGGGCGCGAAGTTGGTCATTGTTAATATGGAACCTACTGAAATGGATCGCTATGCAGACTTGGTCATCAACGAAAGAAAAATTGGTGAAGTGCTAAATGAAGCTGATAAAGCAGTAAAGAATAATTAA
- a CDS encoding exonuclease SbcCD subunit D, translating into MKIFHTADWHLGKLVQGVYMTEDQRFILQAFIEEIKKERPDVVVIAGDLYDRAIPPTEAVGLLNEVLQEIVIDLKTPVIAIAGNHDSPSRLHFGSTFMKGQGLYITGELSTHLSPIKLHDQYGDVYFHLIPYADPSVVSYLFEDDTISTHQKAMKKIIERIEQSMDKDARHVLVGHAFITKHGEKEENTSDAERPLSIGGAEYVSSDLFEPFHYTALGHLHQAHFVGNETIRYSGSPLKYSISEQNHQKGYLIVELAENGEVETEKRLLTPLHDVRTVEGTMEDIVAMEHNEDYVYVKLLDTVPVIQPMEKIRSVFPNAMHVERKLVVSSSDGIGGSVDVEKKEDDQAMFASFFKELQGEEADEETKELFAEVLWDVMKEEGHS; encoded by the coding sequence TTGAAGATTTTCCATACGGCAGATTGGCATCTTGGAAAACTCGTGCAAGGAGTTTACATGACAGAGGACCAGCGCTTTATTTTACAAGCTTTTATAGAAGAGATTAAGAAAGAACGACCAGATGTAGTGGTGATTGCTGGGGATCTTTACGATCGTGCGATTCCACCAACAGAGGCGGTAGGTTTGTTGAATGAAGTTCTACAAGAGATTGTTATCGATCTGAAAACACCTGTCATCGCAATTGCAGGAAATCACGATAGTCCAAGCCGACTTCATTTCGGTAGTACTTTTATGAAAGGTCAAGGATTGTACATAACAGGAGAATTATCCACTCATTTGTCTCCGATAAAACTGCATGACCAATATGGCGACGTCTATTTTCATTTGATACCTTACGCAGATCCATCAGTAGTCAGTTATTTGTTTGAAGATGATACGATATCTACTCATCAGAAAGCGATGAAAAAGATTATTGAACGTATCGAGCAATCAATGGATAAAGACGCTCGGCATGTTTTAGTCGGACATGCGTTCATCACAAAACATGGCGAGAAAGAGGAAAACACAAGTGACGCCGAACGTCCATTATCTATTGGCGGTGCTGAATATGTATCTTCTGATTTATTTGAGCCGTTTCATTATACAGCGCTTGGTCATTTGCATCAGGCGCATTTTGTAGGTAATGAAACAATTCGTTATTCTGGATCACCGTTAAAATACTCTATTTCTGAACAGAATCATCAAAAAGGTTATCTAATTGTTGAACTGGCAGAGAATGGCGAAGTAGAAACTGAGAAAAGATTACTTACTCCACTGCATGATGTGCGTACGGTGGAAGGGACCATGGAGGATATAGTGGCGATGGAACATAATGAAGATTATGTGTACGTCAAACTGCTAGATACGGTACCGGTTATACAACCTATGGAGAAAATTCGATCCGTCTTTCCAAATGCGATGCATGTGGAGCGTAAACTAGTCGTTTCTTCTTCGGATGGAATTGGCGGATCAGTAGATGTCGAGAAAAAAGAAGATGACCAGGCAATGTTTGCTTCCTTCTTTAAAGAACTTCAAGGCGAAGAAGCAGATGAAGAGACGAAAGAGCTATTCGCTGAAGTCTTGTGGGATGTTATGAAAGAGGAGGGTCACTCATGA